From the Asterias amurensis chromosome 1, ASM3211899v1 genome, the window TGCAGAGAGGTATCTGTTCTCATCTTACCCAATAGCTGGGGTAGACTCATTTGTCTTGGTGCTGTCTTTGTTCTTGATATCTTAGGTTCACCTGCGGCACCTGTAGGCTTGATCGGAATGTGATTTCCATCTTCACCTTGAAGTTCTTCTAATTTGGCTCTATTGCGTTCTGTCAAAGTTCTGTGATCGGCGTATGATTTACTCAACGCATTAAGGGACCTGTTAAGATGAGACTCGCGCGCCATCTTGTTAGCGTATTCCCTCTTCTGATCTCGCCGAATGGACCCTACAACCTCGGCCTTGTGGTTCTCACGAATCTCAATCTTTGGCAACATCTTCCGTCGTCTTGCTGCCCTGGTTTCCCTCTCCCATTCGTTCTCTTCCTCGTCGCACCATGCAATCTCCCTCATCTGACGCCTCTCCTTGTTCTGCTTCTGTAGGGTCTGGAAGAAGTCGATGCGCTTTTGGATCTTCTTCTGTGCCCGGTTCAAATCGGCGTTGAGTAGACGCAGAGTTGACTCCAGCTGTCTGAGCTCACGTTTGCCCTCAAGCTGGTACGCCACGTTCCGTTCGCGGCCGGCGTACGTCAGACGAGCGTCCATTTTCAGCATCAGCGTCCTAGCATCGTCCCTCTTCAGATCTAACTTATACGAACCCCTCACCATGTTTCCTCTTAAAAGTTTCACCTCCTGTGACGTCGTTACTTATCAAAGAGAGTCAAGTCGCAGCACTATGATGATGTTGCTGATCAAAATGTCAAGTTCCGTTCGGTCGCATCATTCGTTTCACCTGTTTCAACAAATGTAACATTATAATCATTTGTAATTCTATAttgaaaagatttgtttttgttttgatacaaATCAATGTCAATT encodes:
- the LOC139947630 gene encoding uncharacterized protein, with protein sequence MVRGSYKLDLKRDDARTLMLKMDARLTYAGRERNVAYQLEGKRELRQLESTLRLLNADLNRAQKKIQKRIDFFQTLQKQNKERRQMREIAWCDEEENEWERETRAARRRKMLPKIEIRENHKAEVVGSIRRDQKREYANKMARESHLNRSLNALSKSYADHRTLTERNRAKLEELQGEDGNHIPIKPTGAAGEPKISRTKTAPRQMSLPQLLGKMRTDTSLQSVPQSHKIVRLPGVNTGHEGTPALYSGLAKKKPNEMVGSFYMSTSTAQHDNGTAPQRRVLLVDPTLGSETVHHRADSKRSSKPQVSNAKPSTKRPKPLSTLVFRQNMIPLRFYEQEKNPFDGGDTIPALNRSMDLINADKDDELYIWLGLESEEELERLRRGELVLQQFDGDDCLDASSNDVP